The following DNA comes from Triticum aestivum cultivar Chinese Spring chromosome 3D, IWGSC CS RefSeq v2.1, whole genome shotgun sequence.
acgatttcccgactgtctactacaacaaggtttgcccggctccggtgagggaggggcgatgacagcggcgcgccttcggctcgcttcagtgtttgtagtcgtcgctaggtggcctACGgacctagatgtaatttttattatttctagtgttcgctgtactatcatgattgaagatgaatagattgaaagtttttccgtAATAAAAAGGTTGCTTAATATACTTATATGATATCGAGCTAAAATTGAGCAAGCTTATTTCTGGATCGAACACATAAAGTGTTCATACTCAGCTCATTTTTTTCCAAGTCGAACGAAAATACGAGTCGATTTCAAGCGGCTCACGCCTCGAGCTTTTTCCTGCAGCCCTACTGCTAAGTTGCCATGATGCTTCACTATTTCTATTAGTACTAAAACATAACAGCGTCGTTTCATCCAATTCCTGTTGAACCACCTGCTTATTAATGGAAGAGAGAGCCACATTTCAGTACTGTATTTCAGTATCCATGCATTTATCGTCCTGTCCAGTCCAGTCCTACAACGTCACAGCAAATCAGAGATCAACGTTTACCAAGCAACCACCCCACCCTCCCTGGCCCCGAGTCCCTGTCACCGGGACACGTACGCCGCTGAGGCGCCACCGGAATGAGCAACCACCCTCGCTGTCACCCGGGACCCACGGTCGAGCCCCCGGACCCCGGTTAAGCTCCGCCCTCGAGCACTCTCTTTCTCGCGATCTAAATATTTCCGCTCCGACGGACCCCAAGGCCGAGCCACCCACCCGCCCCCGCGACCATGGACATGCGGGCCCTCAACTTGAAGGCCGCCGGGCCCTCCTTCCTCGCGCCGCGGCGCCACCCGCCGGCGACCTGGGCGCCCCTCCCCGCCGGGGAGATCGGGAGGAGGCGGCAGCCGGCGCGGTGGCCCAAGCTGGCGGTGAGCGCGTCGGGGAAGAAGAGCAGGAACGGCCGCGACGGGGACGACCCCAAGAGCAAGCCCTCCTCTTCCGGTAAATTCTGATACTGCGAGTTTCCATGCTCTGTTTGTGCGATTCTAGTGGAAAGGTGGGGATCTCTGCGCGAATTCTATGCGGGAGGTGGTCAGACCTTTTGTCGATTCGATGCGGGTCGAGGTGATACGACCGCGCAAAGCGCGATTTTGGTTGCCCCCTTTCCGTGATCGTTACAGTCGGGCCATGAAACAGGTGTCGAATTAGGAACGTGTCGTATTGGCGTCAGGGGTCGGTGTAAGTAACGGTGAAATATTGAAATTGGTGACAGTAATAGAATGATGAAACACTTATGCCTGGCTGTCTCGGTGAGGTTCTTGCTGCGATGGTGGGTAAGCTATTGGGGTTGAAATGCTTGTTTACTCGAGTGGTTTGGATTGAGAGATACTGGACTTATGGTTGTTCGATGATCTAATTTTCCCAACTGCGCGTTGTGTAGGTGAATCAGCATAGTAAGTTTGGTTTGATGTTTATTCGGTTGTGGGTACATAGTAGTACAATATTACAATGCTTATGCAACCAACTAGACTGGATTGATAATAAACTATCTAAAGGATGTATAGAATTGTGGTTTCTCAATGCAGGAAAAGGTGATGCATCTACTCCCATTGGAGATGATGATGCCGATGCAGTAAGCCAAAATCATGGCGAACTGAAATCCAGTGACACCATGTATGTACCAAGCAACCTGTCATATTGGCGAGATGTCAGAGCAAGCTTTGTGATTCCAAAGTCGGTAAGTCCAATCCTTTTGGACTAGTTTATTCCAACTGTTGCTCTCCGTTATTTATTTCTGAAAAACTCTCTCCATTATCTTGTATGAACTCAGTATGTGGAAACTGGAAAGTAAGTGATCTTGCTTTATAAATTCCACTCATGCTAGGTATTGAACATTGTCCCTTTAAGTGATTTTTTGGTAATCGCCTAACTGGGATAACCTTGACTGACTACACTTTAAGACTGCGATGGATTAgctagaaatatatttttcttcatTATATTAATTAATTGGCATCCTATTCGAGAGAGTGCAGTTGTGTAGGTTCAGTTAGCCTGTGCGATCATCCAATGTCATACTTGAGAAGAGCTCTGTGAGAGCTTGGAAAGTTAAGAAGAGCAAAGTGTGCATTGGATTGTCCATAACACACATTTTGTTCCAAATATTCTAGAGTAACTTTTAATCCTAGTTTGAAAGTATTCTCGTCTTTTCTTTTTTCTGGGGGGGTGTTGAGATTATGCTCTCAACTATGACCTATCCAGAAAGTATGTCAACGTACACTCTCAACTATGTCAGAATATGTCTGCAACTCGCTCTTGACATTGGTCTTAAAGGTTCTCACTACGAGTCTTATTCATGTTAAACTTCCTGGCGGTAGAATAGGAGTTTAATTTCTTCACCTTTCAACATCACAAGGCTATAGCATTTCCATGATGTAGTGTAACAAGGATTTCAGTGTGCTATTTCTAGTACAAAAACATTGCCTTATTTTGCCTGTCCTGAAAATTTTCAGTTTTGACTTTTGTCATAACTGTACACTGAATACAAAATTTGTTCTGTCTCTGCCTGCTACTTAGTAGTGCTCATTTAGTTGAGCTAATCTCTTGTTGATCTTCCCTATAATATTGTTCCTAATTAATTCTTCATCATGTCTTCATATCAGGAGCAAGCAGTCGATGTAAATACACTACCACAAACATCATTCGATGGACCAGTACACTGTCTTCCTCGGAAATGGGCCCATTCTATTTCTGCGCCAGAGTCTGGCTGTGTGCTGGTCGCCACGGAAGAGCTTGACGGGAACGGTACCTTTGAAAGAACCGTCATCCTCCTCCTCAAACTAGGTTCGAGAGACGCCTATGACGGTCCATTCGGCGTCATCCTGAACCGGCCACTCTACACGAAGATGAAACACGTGAACCCATCCTTCCGCGACCAGGCGACGCCTTTCGGCGACTGCTCCCTCTTCTTCGGAGGCCCCGTCGACATGAGCATATTCCTGATGAGGACCAACGAAGGCAGGCCCATCAAGGGGTTCGAGGAGGTAGCCCCGGGCGTGTGCTTCGGTTTCAGAACGGACCTGCAGAAGGTCGGTCACCTGATGAAGAACGGGGCGCTCAGCCCTGATGACCTCAAGTTCTACGTCGGGTACTCCGCCTGGGACCACGACCAGCTGCTGAGCGAGATCGACGCGGGGTACTGGGTCGTCACCTCCTGCAGCTCGGGCCTGATCACCGACGCGCTGACGACGGACCCTTCTTGCCTGTGGAGCGAGGTGCTGCAGCTGATGGGAGGCCAGTACGCGGAGCTGAGTCAGAAACCGAAGGAAGATGGCGCGTGAACTCGGGTATGTTGCGGCTCAGGCACGGTTTGCAGCAAACTCTGTTGTTGTTCGATTTGTACATAATTTGAGTAATCTCGTCTGGTCACTGTCCTGTTCGTCACGTGCGGAGACTGTTTTTGTTTTCGTGGCGCTATGATCAATAATACGTTTGCTGTTGGTGGGTGCACAATCTTTTTAGAATGTTTTGGGCGTGAAAAGAAGGGTATAAAGCATAGCAGTGGGTATGTACCTGCGCTCCTGCCTGCCTCTGTCGTATaccccctccgatccatattaattgtggcAGCCCTAGCAGTACAACTCACCTTGACGCCCTGTGATGTGTGAGAAATTCCGGCACCGGTAGATAGATATGCTTTGTCCCTGTAGTGGCCGACTATCCACTGGGCATTGGTtgaccttttctttttttatttagaaCCATCCGTAGATTGACTTTTTTCGTTTTTGGTTAGAATCATCCATTGATTGACTGTGATTACCCAGACGCGTCGGGCACAAAGTCGGGGGTGATGGTGATACCGATCAGAATGCACAAGGCACAAAGGGTTTCTTTGGGATCCAACACGTCAATTCGCCAGGCCAAATATGTATGGCGCTCTGGTCACACTCTGAAGCCTCTCATTTCGCGTAAAAAAATGCTTCTCGTTTTGTTCAAACTGTAGTCAACCATGGGATAGCGTCTACGCACGTGGCGAGCAGCCGAGCAGGTGCTTATTGACGGCAGGAACAATCTACAGTGCCAGGTCAGGTGGTGGTGTTTCGTCGCGGCGATGCTCTGAAGAACTTTTCAAATGCTCACGGCACAGCGGAATTGGGCAACGGTTCTAACTGTTCAGCTGGTCTGGGATGCACAACGCAACGCAGTGCTAGTGACCTGAGTGGCGACCGTTCAACTGTTCTTCTTTTTTTTGACACAGCGACCGTTCAACTGTTCAATCCAGCCACCCGTCTCGGCGAAAGTTTTTACTGCGTCAGGTTGTTATCGCTCTCCCTCTAGATTCTAGAACCCAGACTAGAGTCCTGTCCAGTGTCCACCCAGGCCAGCTGACGTAATTAGGAGGGGGATTCGTATGACGATCGATTCCAGCCGTCAGATCTGAACGcgttctctcttttttctcttgcATTGCGATCTGCGAGGACGGCCCCCTcatgaatgtgtgtgtgtgtgtgtgtgtgtgtgtgtgtgtgtgtgtgttagtggTCGAGAACTCGGGGCCGACCTCACCCGCAGACATGCACGTACGTCGACCTTGTCTCGTCAGCGGAACCTGCAGCCAGCTCCAAAACCAAGTTGGGTAAAATCTGGCACCGCCTCACAACGTGCGTAGCAAGAAGTTGAGCGTAACTAGGATAAAAAGTCGGCAAGGAATTGAGAATCAATAGTGCAGGTTACAATATATGCTCCTGTAACACACTGATCTGAATTTATTGCGCAACATCTATACAATGTTGCATCAATTAATTCGGATCAAAGAGAGTACCTCGTCTTATATTTAAGAACAAATGAACTACTATATTCGAATATTTTTTTAGTGAACTTGACGCAGGGAGGGGAGGTTCGTCACCGTTTGTTGTATTTCAGTTTGAAAGAGACTTGGTAGGCTTACGAAAGTCATTACAACTTACAACCATAACCGCACACCGTGCTTTTTCTTTCTTCCGAAAGGGAAGGTCAAGCTTCCGGCCTCTAAAACATTATGATGCACACAGTAATATGACTGTGCGTCGTAATATCATCACACAACTTCAACTTCTTCGCATCAAGGTGAGAAACAACAGAGGCACATCCAAAAGGTTCATCGGAATGACGGCATCGAAAGGACAAGTCACGACCCAACTCCTCTCACAAGCATTGTTGTTGCCAAACAAATTGCAACGCCACCATGTGGAAAAATCACCATCCATGGATCTCTTTGATAGGCCAGCTCCAAAGACGAAGCCTCCAATGAGAGGAACGGCGCAAGACGCGTCACCATATTCCGGTCTAGGAGCCTGGATCCGAGGTTTTGCATAGAGCATACTCCctatgtaaactaatataagagcgtttagatcactaacggagggagtacattgaaGAATAGGTACACAATACAACAACGACTTCATGAAGGACACGACGTCTGTAGACATCGTCTTGCCGACTCCGACCATGGTCCAGAGGCAAGATTCTCGCCCGTTTGTGGGCACTCTACTACCCTGAACCAGCTGACCACCCAAGCCTCTACTAGCTGCAGCCCTCCCCGCACTACGACGCCACACCGGGGCCGTCGATACCCGCAACAGAGATAGTTGAGCCTTCCTAGCGCCACCGGAGCATGGCCATATTGCAGAGCCACCACCCCGCTGCACGGCCACACAAGCCCCCGCGCCGGCCTGACAATGTGTTGACAAGGACAACATTTGGCAATTCCCAACCTTCAAAAAAAAATTGACATCAAGTGATAGCTAACTTTTTAGCTTTGACCAAACATTAGCAAAGGAAAATTTTGACATTAAATTAAGCATGCTCAATGCTCTGACCCATCCTCCCTTGGCACTGGCAGGGAGGCGAAAAGGGTTGCTAGTCATTGACCGGTCTCGATCGGTCCGCAGCTCAGAGAAAGAAGAGCCTCAGCATTCAATGCCAGCTGGCCTGGTCAACCTGGGCCCGGCCGCAGCGCCATTCATCAATCACCCAAGCGGGGCTTCGCCTACGTGCCGGTGGCCATGCACACGAGCACTGTCGCCACTCACTGCTGCATACGCAGTGGCTACATGCCTCGCCAATTTCAAATGTCAACAGGTAGTAATCATTTCATATCGGACGTGTGCGCGGAACTGTTTCCGAATTTCAAACGGTTCAACCTTGCCAACTGCGACCTGTGTTCGATCTTTATTGCATCAGCTAATTCTACGTAGTACTACCGGTGTTCGTGTATGCTCAATTTTACATCAATATCTCCATGTCGTCGACGCTGAGCTCCCCGGAGACAAGCTGCTCCCTACTGGTACCACCGCCACCGCCAGTGGTGTCCCCGCCGTCCCCCGTATACGTGTACGCATACGCGCCGTCGTGCTGGAGCTCCGCGTTCGCGCCGCCCTGCGCGGTGCCAGCGCCGGCGCGCGCCTCCGCGTAGTGCTGCCTGGgcacgccgtcccgcgccgccacgaGCTGCGCGTCGGCGGCCATGCCCGCGTCGGACGCCACGCTCTGCACGGACCGCGGCGAGAGGGGCGCCACGGAGCCGGCACCGTACGCGGCGGCCGCACGCTCCGGGAAGTTGAGCCCAgcggcgccgttgccggagagggaGCCGCCGCGGAGGAAGTAGACGGCCGTGTCGTGCGCgacggcggcggcctcgggcgtGGCGTAGGAGCCCAGCCACAGGCGCTCCCGCGTGCCGGGCACCCGGATCTCCGACACCCACttcccccaccgccgccgccgcacgcccttGTACCGGCAccgctcctcctcgccgcccctcgccaccgACGCCTCCGCGCTGCTCATGGCTGGCTGACCACCTTCCGAGCCTCTGACCTCGCCTCTTTCTCAACGCACGGCCGAGCTTCCAAGTGAACGTACCACGTACCACGCGCTTATATACGAGTGAGAGGTCAACCCACAAAACGAGTTGACCCTGCATGCGGAAGGATCGAATCGGCTTTGAGTTTGACCTTGTGAGCTGTGAGCAGCAGTACTAATACAGCCGTGTGGTGATATTTGTGGTCGGCATGGGAGCAACGGGGTCAAAATCTTCAAAGGGTCAAACCATTTTTTATGGTCGTAGTATCGATCGTATGAACACGCATGTGGTGGTAGGCTCCCCAAGTCGCCATCAGATTCTGTGGGGAACCCTTTTCTCCATCGCAGTTACAGGCTGCCGTCTCAAGTTCCACGATATTAGTTTGGAGAATTAATGGGATTGACTTTTAGCTAAAAAGTTGCTAGTCCTGATTTATTGGTCCtctttgtaatttgtgccaaattttgatcaaatatttaactaataaaatgtcaaTACATATCAACATAAATTATATCGTtttattgttggattcgtatttaaacatagtgatataatttttggtgacatgcacgaACGTTTTGTTAATTAAAtccatggtcaaaatttgacacaaaatacattggggaccaataaaccagaatggaggtagtagtacaACCAGTACATGGTCAAGTACGTGCGTTGTCACGTGACCAAATATTTTTTTAACACAATATAAGACGATCATACGAGACAAATCTTGATGCAAAACAAATACtctaatttggatcggagggagtagataGGTTTTACCATAAGAAGTAATCTACTTATGGGCCGTGAATTTATTGCTATATACTGGCGGTTGATCTGATTTATTACGTTATCAAAAAATTGATTGCTGAAATTCAGAAGGGGGCGGAGCACCGGGGAAAATTAGTGGAAGGTGAAAGGTTGGACGAGAAGGAGGTGGTAAGAAAAGTGAAAGATGAAACCTTACGTtcttttttaagtagtagagatagagataccACGGCTAAGTTAGCATTGCGGTGCCGATTATCCGGTCAGCTTTTACCAATTAGTGTTTGCTTAATACATTAATCTCTAATTGTAGACATTTTCTCAcgacaaaaacataaaataagaacCCATTCTATTATTCCTTTTTCAAGGAACTCATTCCTGGTCCGTTGTGACTTGAGTGGCATCTCGGCACCGTTTTTGTATGGTGGTCGGCTTTGTCAGCGACGGGACATGAAAAGCAGAAGCACTCACTGCGTAGCCATCGCTGGGCAGGGCGAGCATGTCTCCAACATGAAACATGCCGTTGCCGCCCAAGACAGAACCATGGCTGTTACAAAATTAAAGCAGCAAAGGTCAGGTCAATTCCGTCCCATTCTTCAACCGGACCATCCTCTTCTTCCACTTCTACTATCAAGGATGGCCGCTACCATTACACAAGGGACAAGGCGATCGGCTTGAGTGGCAAGCGACCAAGACGGCAGTCTGCGTGCGCTCGTTTTGAGGCAGGCCGACACCGAGACGTCGATGTCGGACGCACGGCTCGCCACTCCGGGCACGTTTACAAATCGTTTTCCCTCGCGACGTAAGCTCTGACGTTTTCAATTGTTCACACGCAAGCACGGTTGAGCTTAATTTGACCTTTGAAGCGGTCCTGGTTCGCTCCTTTTCCATGCAGGACTGCTCTGGAGAGCCACCAGGTCCTGGCTCGCCGTTGTTGAAGAGCACCGACTTTCAGGTCGGATAGCAGCCGCTCCTCGTGCCGCCCTTGTGCACTCACAAGTAGGCAGAGCCCGCTGGCTGGTCATCGCCGGCGAAGACTGTACAcgctccccgcaaaaaaaaaaaaaaaaacttcacaCTCAGCTGGCACGGCCTTAATTACAAACTGCTTACAGTAGCTTCCAGTTCTCCGCCATTTGTACAGCGACTCATTTATCCAGTGTATGAAGAGATCGATAATTACATGTTGGTTCTGTTACAGTACATAATAACCGCACCCGGCTGTCCGCCATCAGCACATGGAAGAAACGAATGAATGAACGAATGCGCTATCACGCCGGTGATCGCAGTCGGCACCGTCGTCGCTTGCCCGCCGCAGTTTGATCTGTACCTCTCTTTT
Coding sequences within:
- the LOC123080114 gene encoding UPF0301 protein Plut_0637 isoform X2 encodes the protein MDMRALNLKAAGPSFLAPRRHPPATWAPLPAGEIGRRRQPARWPKLAVSASGKKSRNGRDGDDPKSKPSSSGKGDASTPIGDDDADAVSQNHGELKSSDTMYVPSNLSYWRDVRASFVIPKSEQAVDVNTLPQTSFDGPVHCLPRKWAHSISAPESGCVLVATEELDGNGTFERTVILLLKLGSRDAYDGPFGVILNRPLYTKMKHVNPSFRDQATPFGDCSLFFGGPVDMSIFLMRTNEGRPIKGFEEVAPGVCFGFRTDLQKVGHLMKNGALSPDDLKFYVGYSAWDHDQLLSEIDAGYWVVTSCSSGLITDALTTDPSCLWSEVLQLMGGQYAELSQKPKEDGA
- the LOC123080114 gene encoding uncharacterized protein isoform X1; the protein is MDMRALNLKAAGPSFLAPRRHPPATWAPLPAGEIGRRRQPARWPKLAVSASGKKSRNGRDGDDPKSKPSSSELWFLNAGKGDASTPIGDDDADAVSQNHGELKSSDTMYVPSNLSYWRDVRASFVIPKSEQAVDVNTLPQTSFDGPVHCLPRKWAHSISAPESGCVLVATEELDGNGTFERTVILLLKLGSRDAYDGPFGVILNRPLYTKMKHVNPSFRDQATPFGDCSLFFGGPVDMSIFLMRTNEGRPIKGFEEVAPGVCFGFRTDLQKVGHLMKNGALSPDDLKFYVGYSAWDHDQLLSEIDAGYWVVTSCSSGLITDALTTDPSCLWSEVLQLMGGQYAELSQKPKEDGA
- the LOC123075156 gene encoding ethylene-responsive transcription factor ERF020, encoding MSSAEASVARGGEEERCRYKGVRRRRWGKWVSEIRVPGTRERLWLGSYATPEAAAVAHDTAVYFLRGGSLSGNGAAGLNFPERAAAAYGAGSVAPLSPRSVQSVASDAGMAADAQLVAARDGVPRQHYAEARAGAGTAQGGANAELQHDGAYAYTYTGDGGDTTGGGGGTSREQLVSGELSVDDMEILM